Below is a genomic region from Citrobacter tructae.
TATGACGTAACAGCGTTGACTTACGGGCTTTACGTAGCGTCCATATCCCGCCAATGAGCGCCAGAAGCAACAGCACAACGGTGGTGGCAATCATCGCGTTGAGGCGGTACTGAGGATCAACGGCCCAGATGATGAGCACCATCAGGCTCATCAGGCCAAATGCTGCGAACAGCATGGTCAGTCCCAGCATCAGCAACAGCTGAATGAGGTTGGCTTTTTCCTCTTCCAGTTCAACAACGGCCAGACGTAACCGGGTCTCGACTATTTCAACGAGGATCGTGATGATCCGTTGCCCGATACCCAGTACGTTTTTGCCAGGACCTTGCGCGTGATCGGAATCTGCCATTGTTAGCGGCGCGAGAGCAGTACGCCAAGCACCACGCCGACCGCAGCGCCAATACCGACGCCTGTCCATGGATTTTCGCGTACATAATTATCAGCTTTTGCAGCGGCTTCGCGAGTTTGCTTAGCGATCACATCGCTGGTTTCACCCAGACGATTGCGGCTCTCTTTCAGCGCACGTTCTGCTTTGCTGCGAATTTTACTCAACTCTTCTTTCGACTTATCGCCAGAGGAGCTCAGTACCTCTTCAAGCGTATCCGCAAGGGATTTCAGCTCAGCGCGCAGGTGTTCCGTAGCATTATCTTTCGACATAGTTTTCTCCAGGTGAGTGGGTCATTACCGTACTTAGTAATCGCGTGACTCGAGTTCTTTTAGTTCATTCTGAGCTTCGGCGAGCTTGTGCTCGCGTTTGGTGATTTTATCTGCATCGCCTTTTTGTTTCGCCTCAGCGAGATCACGTTTGCGCTCGGCTATCTCATCTTTCTGTGCGGCGATTTTTTTCTGATGATCGGCGCGCAGTTTGCTGTCAGAACAGTTGGCCCGGACTTCGCTCAGCGCTTTGTTCAGGCCGTTGATGCGGCTCTGATTGTTGTGCTTTTCGGCATAGCTAATCTCCCGCTGAATATCGTGTTCTTTTTCCTGACAGAGGGTGTTGGCGTAGCTGCCGGCACTGAGAGCGAAAAGTGTAAAAGCCAAAGCGATGCGGTATTTCATACTTGAACCTTCCATTGTGATTCGACCCTGTTACGTTAGAGTCGTTGCTCCAGATAATAAAGCATGGGCCATAAACCCAGTTTATTAATCATAGGCACTAAACGGCGAAATCACCAAAGTAGGTGAAATAATTCAGATTCCTGGAAGTTAACCAAAACGGTGCGGGGTTTCACGTAAAAGTGATAACCACTGCACCGCCTGATTATCATTATCCTGTTGGGCGATGACGAAACCATGCGGTAGCGTTTTGTCCAGAATGACCTTAGCGGCTGCGCTTTGCGCGCTGGAATCAAAGGTGATCAGCAGCGCGTCATTCTGTGGGGTAATGCTTTTAAAGCGAATGCCGTTGGCATCCAGATGATGCCAGATAGAAAAGCCGTCAGGCATGCTGGCGCCTTGGTTAACGGAACGAATGGCAAGCGTCGAATCCTGCTGGCGAATGGCTGACCAGGTCAGGATAAGCGCGCCTAAAAACAGGATAAAAGTGGTTGTCCAGGCCAGTCGTCGGAGCGTTATGCGTGATAGCAGCATAATTTATCCTCGGTTCCCGTATTTCTTTTTCCATAATACAACCAGTGAACCTGCGAGGCCAAATACCAGCAAAACAACGGGAAGCAGCATCAGGCATGACATCAGCTGATCTTCATACTTGAGGAATACCGGCGTTTTGCCCAGCAGATAACCCAGTGATGTCAGGATAAGCACCCATAATAATCCGCTCATCCAGTTGAAGAACTGAAAGCGGGCATTGTTCAGGCCGGACAGCCCTGCAATGGTTGGCAGCAATGTTCTGACGAACGCAATGAATCGGCCCACCAGCAGCGCAGACAGGCCATGTTTGTGGAAAAGATGATGCGCACGCTGATGATAATGTGCAGGAAGATGAGAAAGCCAGTTCTGCACGATGCGGGTATTCCCCAGCCATCTCCCCTGAATGTAGCTGACCCAACAGCCGAGGCTCGCCGCCGTGGTGAGTAACAGTACCGTTTGCGGAAAGCCCATTGCGCCTTTAGCAATAAGTACGCCGACCAACACCAGCAAGCTGTCGCCAGGTAAAAAGGCTGCAGGAAGCAGCCCGTTCTCCAGAAACAAAATCGTAAACAGGACAAAATACAGCATGCCAATCATCGAAGGATTGGCCAGTGTTTCAAAATCCTGAGCCCATAAGGCATTCAGTAATTGAGTCAGTAGTTCCATTCAGTATTCCTGGAAAAATCGGTTGTCGTCATGCCGGGTTTCTGGAGTTTGTTGCACCGCAATATTATTGATCTTTTTTGGCATGGATCGCGGTTTGGCACAAATTCACGGCCTGAACTGTTCCCTGTAAAGTTGTGAGGTAAGCAAGCTTTCAAACACAAAAATTCAAAACGCATCTAATTGTAACAAAGGTCAACGTAGTCCGTTATAGAAATTACGGCCGCTGAACCGTGATTTTGCTTATCGCAAAGGAGGGTGGCGAGAGGATTTACACAGGCTGACACTTTATACCTAATGCTTACTGAGCGTCAGAAACAGGCGCCCTGGCGCGCCTGTGAATATAAGAACGTTTATTTTGCCCCGTTAGCGGCAGTATCCAGATGAATCACCGGATTATCGGTGAAAAGATAACGGTCGGCGTTGAACTCAAAATCATCGCTGGTTTCGTTAAACAGCATCTGTTTGGTGTTCTCAAGGTGCTGCCACATCGCCAGTTTGGCGGCATGGGGATCTTTACGAATTAATGCCCGCAGGATCTGGTCATGGTCATCACACCAGCTATCTACTGTGCGCAGATCGATGTGATCGTGTAATTTCTTCCAGTACGGATTATGTACGCGCTGAGTCCACATCTTTTCAACAATCGCCGCCAAAGCGGAGTTTTGCGTTGCCAGCGCGACCTGCACATGGAATTGAAGATCCCACTCGGAGTCACGAAAACTTTTTTCGCTACGCGACTTCTCTTGGATTTCCATCAGTTTCATGATGTCCTGTTTTGTCACCTGGGTGGCGGCGAATTCGGCAATGTTGCTCTCAATGAGCTGGCGGGCCTGGAGCAGCTCAAAAGGACCGAAGCTGGCGAACTCCAGATTGGCATCTGGCGCGACGTAGTGTTTTGGCTGGTTAGAGATGACGTGGATCCCTGACCCTTTGCGTACCTCAACGTAGCCCTCAACCTCGAGCATGATAATGGCTTCACGGACCACGGTACGGCTGACGTTTTTTTCATCGGCGATAAAGCGCTCGGCGGGGAGTTTGTCGCCCACCAGATAGACGCCCTGCTCAATGCGTTCTTTAAGATCAGCGGCAAGTTGTTGGTACAAACGTCGTGGTTCGGTGATTTCCATATGCACTCCAGGCATGATACGGCAGACTCTATTTGTTATACCACTTTTGCGATTACTGCTCCACTCGCGACGACAAAAAAGCCGCCAGTATGCTGGCGGCTTTGATGATAAACGTTGTCCAAAAGTGTCAGGTTAACTTTGTGGTGCGGGATCGCCAGTTTGTGGCCCCGCGTCGATCTCGCTGGCCGGTTTGTTTTGCAGTACCGTCCAGATGACTAACGCACCGAGCAGGTCGAGTACCGCCAGCACTGCAAACAGCGGACTAAAGCCGATGGTGTCAGCCAGAGCGCCGACGACCAGCGCAAACAGCGTGCTCGCCAGCCAGGCAGACATCCCGGTCAGGCCGTTAGCTGTTGCTACTTCATTACGGCCAAATACGTCAGAAGAGAGCGTGATCAGCGCACCGGACAGAGCCTGGTGAGCAAAACCACCGATGCACAGCAGCGCGATAGCAATATACGGGCTGGTAAACAAACCAATCATACCTGGGCCAATCATCAGGAATGCGCCCATGGTGACAACCATTTTGCGCGAAACAATCAGGTTCACGCCGAACCAGCGTTGGAACAGCGGCGGCAGATACCCGCCAACGATACAGCCGAGGTCGGCAAACAGCATCGGCATCCACGCGAACATGGCAATTTCTTTCAGGTTAAAGCCGTAAACTTTAAACATGAACAGCGGGATCCAGGCGTTAAAGGTACCCCAGGCCGGTTCAGCCAGGAAACGCGGCAGCGCAATCCCCCAGAACTGGCGGTTACGCAGGATCTGTGCAACGGACATTTTCTTGGCGGTGCCATTTTTATGCTGTGATTCCTGACCGTTGAGAATGTAATCGCGTTCTTCGTCAGACAGCTTTTTCTGGTCGCGTGGGTGTTTGTAGAAGACAAGCCAGGACATGGCCCAGATGAAGCTCAGAACACCGGAGATAATAAATGCCATCTGCCAGCTATGCATCACGATGGCCCAGACAACCAGCGGTGGCGCAATCATCGCACCAATAGAGGAACCGACGTTAAAGTAACCGACAGCAATAGAACGCTCTTTGGCCGGGAACCATTCAGAACTGGCTTTCAGACCAGCAGGGATCATTGCGGCTTCAGCTGCACCTACTGCGCCTCGCGCCAGCGCCAGTCCACCCC
It encodes:
- the exuR gene encoding transcriptional regulator ExuR — its product is MEITEPRRLYQQLAADLKERIEQGVYLVGDKLPAERFIADEKNVSRTVVREAIIMLEVEGYVEVRKGSGIHVISNQPKHYVAPDANLEFASFGPFELLQARQLIESNIAEFAATQVTKQDIMKLMEIQEKSRSEKSFRDSEWDLQFHVQVALATQNSALAAIVEKMWTQRVHNPYWKKLHDHIDLRTVDSWCDDHDQILRALIRKDPHAAKLAMWQHLENTKQMLFNETSDDFEFNADRYLFTDNPVIHLDTAANGAK
- a CDS encoding DUF883 family protein — translated: MSKDNATEHLRAELKSLADTLEEVLSSSGDKSKEELSKIRSKAERALKESRNRLGETSDVIAKQTREAAAKADNYVRENPWTGVGIGAAVGVVLGVLLSRR
- the mzrA gene encoding EnvZ/OmpR regulon moderator MzrA, whose translation is MLLSRITLRRLAWTTTFILFLGALILTWSAIRQQDSTLAIRSVNQGASMPDGFSIWHHLDANGIRFKSITPQNDALLITFDSSAQSAAAKVILDKTLPHGFVIAQQDNDNQAVQWLSLLRETPHRFG
- a CDS encoding DUF1090 domain-containing protein, which encodes MKYRIALAFTLFALSAGSYANTLCQEKEHDIQREISYAEKHNNQSRINGLNKALSEVRANCSDSKLRADHQKKIAAQKDEIAERKRDLAEAKQKGDADKITKREHKLAEAQNELKELESRDY
- a CDS encoding MFS transporter, with protein sequence MRKIKGLRWYMIALVTLGTVLGYLTRNTVAAAAPTLMEELHISTQQYSYIIAAYSAAYTVMQPVAGYVLDVLGTKIGYAMFAVLWAVFCGATALAGSWGGLALARGAVGAAEAAMIPAGLKASSEWFPAKERSIAVGYFNVGSSIGAMIAPPLVVWAIVMHSWQMAFIISGVLSFIWAMSWLVFYKHPRDQKKLSDEERDYILNGQESQHKNGTAKKMSVAQILRNRQFWGIALPRFLAEPAWGTFNAWIPLFMFKVYGFNLKEIAMFAWMPMLFADLGCIVGGYLPPLFQRWFGVNLIVSRKMVVTMGAFLMIGPGMIGLFTSPYIAIALLCIGGFAHQALSGALITLSSDVFGRNEVATANGLTGMSAWLASTLFALVVGALADTIGFSPLFAVLAVLDLLGALVIWTVLQNKPASEIDAGPQTGDPAPQS
- a CDS encoding phage holin family protein, which gives rise to MADSDHAQGPGKNVLGIGQRIITILVEIVETRLRLAVVELEEEKANLIQLLLMLGLTMLFAAFGLMSLMVLIIWAVDPQYRLNAMIATTVVLLLLALIGGIWTLRKARKSTLLRHTRHELVHDRQALEDDA
- the yqjA gene encoding DedA family general envelope maintenance protein YqjA, translated to MELLTQLLNALWAQDFETLANPSMIGMLYFVLFTILFLENGLLPAAFLPGDSLLVLVGVLIAKGAMGFPQTVLLLTTAASLGCWVSYIQGRWLGNTRIVQNWLSHLPAHYHQRAHHLFHKHGLSALLVGRFIAFVRTLLPTIAGLSGLNNARFQFFNWMSGLLWVLILTSLGYLLGKTPVFLKYEDQLMSCLMLLPVVLLVFGLAGSLVVLWKKKYGNRG